One window from the genome of Pseudonocardia hierapolitana encodes:
- a CDS encoding carbohydrate ABC transporter permease, producing the protein MTATLPSRQIPAPVGTGRTRGRLPFVESLTPYAYVAPFFVLFGIFGLLPFLFTFYVALFDWNPIGDQTFIGLDNFTRMLADPRFWNATANTVSIWLLSTIPQLALALLLAHVLNHARLRFALFFRMSMLVPYITSVAATVIVFAQLFDRNYGLLNWLLGFLGVGPFDFVQTTWGSHLLIAVMVAWRWFGYTTLLYLASLQAVPRDVYEAASIDGAGGWKQFVHITIPSLRPVIIFTVVTSTIGGLQVFTEPLLISGGVLTCGPVRQCQTLSLFLYEQGFGQYEFGYGSAIGVALFVMVIVAAIINYLLSSRIRAER; encoded by the coding sequence ATGACCGCCACGCTGCCCAGCAGGCAGATCCCGGCGCCGGTGGGCACCGGCAGGACCCGGGGGCGGCTCCCCTTCGTGGAGAGCCTGACCCCGTACGCCTACGTCGCACCGTTCTTCGTGCTCTTCGGGATCTTCGGGCTCCTGCCGTTCCTGTTCACCTTCTACGTCGCGCTGTTCGACTGGAACCCGATCGGCGACCAGACCTTCATCGGGCTGGACAACTTCACGCGCATGCTGGCCGACCCGCGGTTCTGGAACGCCACGGCCAACACGGTCAGCATCTGGTTGCTGTCGACGATCCCGCAGTTGGCGTTGGCGCTCCTGCTGGCGCACGTGCTCAACCACGCCCGGTTGCGGTTCGCGCTGTTCTTCCGCATGTCGATGCTGGTGCCCTACATCACGTCGGTCGCGGCCACCGTCATCGTGTTCGCGCAGCTGTTCGATCGGAACTACGGGTTGCTCAACTGGCTGCTCGGCTTCCTCGGGGTCGGACCGTTCGACTTCGTCCAGACGACCTGGGGGAGCCACCTGCTGATCGCCGTCATGGTGGCCTGGCGCTGGTTCGGCTACACGACGCTGCTGTACCTCGCCTCGCTGCAGGCGGTTCCGCGTGACGTGTACGAGGCGGCGTCGATCGACGGGGCCGGCGGGTGGAAGCAGTTCGTCCACATCACGATCCCGTCGCTGCGACCGGTGATCATCTTCACCGTCGTGACGTCGACGATCGGCGGGCTGCAGGTCTTCACCGAACCGCTGCTGATCTCGGGAGGTGTCCTGACCTGCGGGCCCGTGCGCCAGTGCCAGACGCTGTCGCTGTTCCTCTACGAGCAGGGCTTCGGCCAGTACGAGTTCGGCTACGGCTCGGCGATCGGCGTCGCGCTGTTCGTGATGGTGATCGTGGCGGCCATCATCAACTACCTGCTGTCGAGCCGGATCAGGGCGGAGCGATGA
- a CDS encoding MFS transporter codes for MPRQHTHDSPGPRAWLGLLVILGPVLLVSMDGSILFLAMPRISQALAPTADQALWILDVYGFAVGSLLIAFGNIGDRYGRLRLLMIGAAVFGVGSAAAAFASDPQLLIAARALTGVAGATLLPSALAVLSELFADPRRRAQAIGIFAATFAAGFAIGPVLGGVLLERFWWGSVFLINLPVIAVFLLFAPILLREVRLTRPGRVDGLSVVTSAAGLLLTIYGLKHAAAEGLSVLAIVVGVAGLVLLAWFVRRQRRLEHPLMEFSLFRDRVFTVVIITGLLPLAAWSAAAYLSGVHLQSVLALPVLHAALLALPGAVVLTTTCVVTPVVVDRIGKRTALVVCHFSIAAGLLLLLAVSTTGGIGWYIASTAVAGVGYGISFSLVADTAVRAVPAERAGSASAIAETSNEIGNALGIALLGSLAALVFRLQGPDLAPTLDGTLQLPGLTPAVAEDAKSAFVTGLHAVAGVAGLLHVALGVLALRWIPRRVPDAAVDDATDRAGSATR; via the coding sequence ATGCCTCGACAGCACACTCACGACTCTCCGGGCCCGCGGGCGTGGCTCGGACTCCTGGTGATCCTCGGGCCCGTACTGCTGGTCTCCATGGACGGGTCGATCCTGTTCCTGGCCATGCCCCGGATCAGCCAGGCCCTCGCACCGACGGCCGACCAGGCCCTGTGGATCCTGGACGTCTACGGCTTCGCCGTCGGTTCGCTGCTGATCGCATTCGGCAACATCGGCGACCGGTACGGCAGGCTGCGGTTGCTCATGATCGGCGCCGCCGTCTTCGGCGTCGGCTCGGCGGCAGCGGCGTTCGCGTCCGACCCGCAGCTCCTGATCGCCGCTCGGGCGCTGACGGGGGTGGCCGGCGCGACGCTCCTGCCGTCGGCGCTGGCCGTGTTGAGCGAGCTCTTCGCCGATCCGCGGCGCCGGGCGCAGGCCATCGGGATCTTCGCCGCGACGTTCGCCGCCGGGTTCGCCATCGGCCCCGTCCTCGGTGGCGTCCTGCTGGAACGGTTCTGGTGGGGATCGGTCTTCCTGATCAACCTTCCCGTCATCGCCGTGTTCCTGCTCTTCGCGCCGATCCTGCTGCGCGAGGTGCGCCTGACCCGTCCCGGTCGCGTCGACGGCCTCAGCGTCGTGACCTCCGCCGCCGGCCTCCTGCTCACGATCTACGGTCTCAAGCACGCCGCCGCGGAAGGCCTGTCGGTGCTCGCGATCGTCGTGGGTGTCGCGGGCCTGGTCCTGCTGGCGTGGTTCGTCCGGCGCCAGCGCCGGCTCGAGCACCCGCTGATGGAGTTCTCGCTCTTCCGCGACCGCGTGTTCACGGTGGTGATCATCACCGGTCTGCTGCCGTTGGCCGCGTGGTCGGCGGCGGCGTACCTGTCCGGTGTCCACCTCCAGTCGGTGCTCGCCCTGCCGGTGCTGCACGCGGCGCTCCTCGCGCTTCCCGGCGCGGTGGTGCTCACCACCACCTGCGTCGTCACGCCGGTCGTGGTCGACCGCATCGGCAAGCGGACCGCCCTCGTCGTCTGCCACTTCTCCATCGCGGCGGGCCTGCTGCTCCTGCTGGCGGTGTCGACCACCGGCGGGATCGGCTGGTACATCGCGTCCACGGCCGTGGCGGGCGTCGGCTACGGCATCTCCTTCTCCCTCGTCGCCGACACGGCCGTCCGCGCCGTCCCCGCCGAACGGGCCGGCTCGGCCAGCGCGATCGCGGAGACCAGCAACGAGATCGGCAACGCCCTCGGCATCGCACTCCTCGGCTCGCTCGCCGCCCTCGTCTTCCGGCTCCAGGGGCCCGACCTCGCCCCCACCCTCGACGGAACGCTCCAGCTCCCGGGCCTCACGCCTGCGGTCGCGGAGGACGCGAAGTCCGCCTTCGTCACCGGGCTGCACGCGGTCGCCGGGGTGGCCGGCCTGCTGCACGTGGCCCTCGGTGTACTCGCCCTCCGCTGGATCCCCAGACGGGTGCCGGACGCCGCGGTCGACGACGCGACGGATCGAGCAGGGAGCGCGACCCGATGA
- a CDS encoding PaaX family transcriptional regulator C-terminal domain-containing protein gives MHHADWRHFPETDPDMPAELLPPDWPREHAQRVFVQIYDRLGPLAELRFREILARTDPGLAALARHHDSATVAALFAELGERRPRGDTPFERAAEARRLAEAAPAGAGRPRRRGRPRE, from the coding sequence GTGCACCACGCCGACTGGCGGCACTTCCCCGAGACCGACCCGGACATGCCGGCCGAGCTGCTCCCGCCGGACTGGCCCCGCGAACACGCGCAGCGGGTGTTCGTCCAGATCTACGACCGGCTGGGGCCGCTCGCGGAGCTGCGGTTCCGCGAGATCCTCGCCCGGACCGACCCGGGACTGGCGGCGCTGGCGCGCCACCACGACTCCGCGACCGTCGCCGCGCTGTTCGCGGAGCTCGGCGAACGCCGTCCGCGCGGCGACACGCCGTTCGAGCGCGCCGCCGAGGCGCGCAGGCTGGCCGAGGCGGCCCCAGCGGGGGCGGGCCGGCCTCGCCGGCGCGGCCGGCCGAGGGAGTAG
- a CDS encoding transketolase-like TK C-terminal-containing protein, translating into MTTTATRPDGTGHPLEVLQAIERRVLWLATSIVHHANRVRPNPGGLKVGGHQASSASMVTIMTALWFEHLRAQDRVSVKPHASPVLHAINYLLGELDERYLTTLRAFGGLQSYPSRAKDPYPVDYSTGSVGIGATAPIWGALARRYVASKGAGAGTGRQYSLVGDAELDEGACWEAILDPMVGELGEVVWIVDLNRQSLDRVVPNIGATRLQGMFDAAGWQVLTVKYGRLLEELFTRPGGPALRRRIDEMSNPEYQRLLRCSAQQLRERLPGGDPELATLVGELDDATLHAAVRNLGGHDLDALGDALEAIDDTRPTVIFAYTVKGYGLATEGHPQNHSSLLTDAQWAQLAERVGASVDDPWARFPAGSDEAQVCAAVAQRLRRDPAPVTPVPPIPADIGRTPAGTATTQAALGRVLLDLTRVAPETTGRVVTLCPDVSSSTNLGGWVNKVGVWSARERVDWFADDPETILHWRERPTGQHLELGIAETNLVGLLGELGATWSRWGEPLLPIGVLYDPFVQRALEPWSFGIYSGGQSILVGTPSGVSLAPEGGAHQSITTPSVGLEQPGCTSYEPAFAIDVEWTLLASLARLGRPDGTSAYLRLSTRPVDQSLAAVPTDPAARERRRRQVVAGAYLLRGADDAPAVTIAAMGATVPEALAATDRLAALGVAADVVCVTSAGLVFRALQARAGHGHGDSWVLEAAFPARRAAPLVTVLDGHPHTLAFLAGIHRVRAAHLGVSRFGQSGDLDSVHRHHGLDTDTIIRAALDLVP; encoded by the coding sequence ATGACGACCACGGCAACGCGGCCCGACGGGACCGGGCATCCCCTGGAGGTGCTGCAGGCGATCGAGCGGCGGGTGCTGTGGCTCGCGACGTCGATCGTCCACCACGCCAACCGGGTTCGGCCCAACCCGGGCGGGCTGAAGGTCGGCGGCCACCAGGCGTCGAGCGCGTCGATGGTGACCATCATGACGGCGCTGTGGTTCGAGCACCTGCGCGCGCAGGACCGCGTCTCGGTGAAGCCGCACGCGTCGCCGGTGCTGCACGCGATCAACTACCTGCTCGGCGAGCTGGACGAGCGCTACCTGACCACACTGCGTGCGTTCGGAGGGCTGCAGAGCTACCCCTCACGAGCCAAGGACCCGTACCCCGTCGACTACTCGACGGGGTCGGTCGGGATCGGCGCCACCGCCCCGATCTGGGGCGCGCTGGCCCGCCGGTACGTCGCCTCGAAAGGGGCCGGTGCCGGGACGGGCCGCCAGTACTCCCTCGTGGGCGACGCCGAGCTGGACGAGGGCGCGTGCTGGGAGGCGATCCTCGACCCGATGGTCGGCGAGCTCGGCGAGGTCGTCTGGATCGTCGATCTGAACCGCCAGTCGCTCGACCGGGTGGTCCCGAACATCGGCGCCACCCGGCTGCAGGGCATGTTCGACGCCGCCGGCTGGCAGGTGCTCACCGTGAAGTACGGGCGGCTGCTGGAGGAGCTGTTCACCCGGCCCGGCGGGCCCGCGCTGCGCAGGCGGATCGACGAGATGTCCAACCCGGAGTACCAACGGCTGCTCCGGTGCAGCGCCCAGCAGCTGCGCGAACGGCTGCCCGGCGGGGATCCGGAGTTGGCGACGCTGGTCGGAGAGCTGGACGACGCGACGTTGCACGCCGCCGTGCGCAACCTCGGCGGTCACGACCTCGACGCCCTCGGCGACGCGCTCGAGGCGATCGACGACACCCGCCCGACGGTGATCTTCGCCTACACCGTGAAGGGCTACGGGCTGGCGACCGAGGGCCACCCGCAGAACCACTCCTCGCTGCTCACCGACGCGCAGTGGGCCCAGCTGGCCGAGCGGGTCGGCGCGTCGGTCGACGACCCGTGGGCCCGGTTCCCCGCCGGGTCGGACGAGGCGCAGGTCTGCGCGGCGGTCGCGCAGCGGCTGCGACGCGACCCGGCACCGGTTACGCCCGTGCCGCCGATCCCCGCCGACATCGGCCGCACGCCGGCCGGCACCGCGACCACCCAGGCCGCGCTCGGTCGCGTCCTGCTCGACCTCACCCGCGTGGCACCGGAGACAACGGGCCGGGTGGTCACGCTGTGCCCCGACGTCAGCTCCTCGACCAACCTCGGCGGCTGGGTGAACAAGGTCGGGGTGTGGTCGGCCCGCGAGCGGGTGGACTGGTTCGCCGACGATCCCGAGACGATCCTGCACTGGCGCGAGCGGCCCACCGGCCAGCACCTCGAGCTGGGCATCGCGGAGACGAACCTCGTCGGGCTGCTCGGCGAGCTGGGCGCCACGTGGTCGCGCTGGGGCGAGCCGCTGCTGCCCATCGGGGTGCTGTACGACCCGTTCGTCCAGCGTGCGCTGGAGCCCTGGTCGTTCGGGATCTACTCCGGCGGACAGTCGATCCTCGTCGGCACGCCGTCCGGGGTGTCGCTCGCTCCTGAGGGCGGGGCGCACCAGTCGATCACCACGCCGTCGGTCGGGCTGGAGCAGCCCGGCTGCACGAGCTACGAACCCGCGTTCGCCATCGACGTCGAGTGGACGCTCCTCGCGTCGCTCGCCCGCCTCGGCCGCCCCGACGGCACGTCGGCCTACCTGCGGCTGTCCACCCGACCCGTCGACCAGAGCCTCGCCGCGGTGCCCACCGATCCCGCCGCCCGGGAACGGCGGCGCCGGCAGGTGGTGGCCGGGGCCTACCTGCTGCGCGGCGCCGACGACGCGCCCGCGGTGACGATCGCGGCGATGGGCGCGACCGTCCCCGAGGCTCTCGCCGCGACCGACCGGCTCGCCGCCCTCGGCGTGGCCGCCGACGTCGTCTGCGTGACCAGCGCCGGACTGGTGTTCCGCGCGCTGCAGGCGCGTGCCGGGCACGGCCACGGCGACAGCTGGGTGCTGGAGGCTGCGTTCCCGGCGCGTCGCGCCGCCCCTCTGGTCACCGTGCTCGACGGGCATCCGCACACGCTGGCGTTCCTCGCGGGGATCCATCGCGTGCGTGCCGCCCACCTGGGCGTGTCGCGGTTCGGGCAGTCCGGGGACCTCGACTCGGTCCACCGCCACCATGGGCTCGACACCGACACCATCATCCGCGCAGCCCTCGACCTCGTCCCCTGA
- a CDS encoding glycosyl hydrolase family 95 catalytic domain-containing protein, whose translation MNTGGPRHGIHDTAPAARWEDAFVSGNGETGVLVVGDPAAERLIVDHHRLVLPNGSRDMAPPAVAGRLDEVRDLVLAGEAEAAQRAFSDGRRLAWTQPFHPGFVIELDRANPAPARDYRRETDFRTGEVGAAWTDVAGGWRSRAFVSRADRVLVYELAGPALDLAVRLSGELPGRPADVGYASAAEAWDPREALLTIRGTYPPGLGAHGFAGVTRLVAVDGPVRAEGDRVVVRGASRLVLLTVLDRGDAPPDEGLLRERLEALPAEYEHLLRRHTALHTPVYERVELDLGVSPADRAQPVGELLAAQGGDPGVSPVLLEAMFHAGRYLLISSTGVLPPRLTGLWLGEWGAAWSGDFTTDANLNLQLAGAGIGALPEAVESLRRLIAGQIEDWRENARAVFGTRGVLAPSRTDGEHGRLFHLDADWPWAMWVAGADWLLFPLLEHWQVTGDDEFLADPLAPWLVEVALFFEDFLTRVDECGSLVLVPSYSPEVGPTGRAGVAAVNATMDIAAARHALSAAVEVCTRLGIEEAAVGRWQAMLKQLPEYAVDARGALAEWAWPGLATPDDHRHVSHLYPVWPLHEITPDGTPELAVAAHRALVLRGDENLSAHGSLHRALCAARLKDADLVEANLGKILGNDMVFRSLMTSHNPGLDVYNADAAHAIPAVVIEALVDSRPGVVELLPALPGRWARGRVRGVRCRNRVTIDELAWDLERSAAHAVLCSDVDVTVSVRCLRAVGPIRRGESLHVEAGEPVRVEFALEADDE comes from the coding sequence GTGAACACCGGCGGGCCGCGCCACGGCATCCACGACACCGCGCCCGCGGCGCGGTGGGAGGACGCGTTCGTCTCGGGCAACGGGGAGACCGGCGTGCTGGTGGTCGGCGACCCGGCCGCCGAGCGGCTGATCGTCGACCACCACCGGTTGGTGCTGCCGAACGGGTCGCGGGACATGGCGCCACCGGCCGTCGCCGGGCGGCTCGACGAGGTGCGGGACCTCGTCCTCGCGGGTGAGGCGGAGGCGGCACAGCGCGCGTTCTCCGACGGGAGGCGGCTGGCCTGGACCCAGCCCTTCCACCCCGGATTCGTGATCGAGCTCGATCGGGCGAACCCGGCTCCGGCGCGCGACTACCGGAGGGAGACCGACTTCCGCACCGGCGAGGTGGGCGCCGCCTGGACCGACGTCGCCGGAGGGTGGCGCAGCCGGGCCTTCGTCTCGCGCGCCGACCGGGTGCTGGTGTACGAGCTGGCCGGGCCCGCACTCGACCTTGCGGTGCGGCTCTCGGGCGAGCTGCCCGGGCGGCCGGCCGACGTCGGGTACGCGTCCGCCGCCGAGGCCTGGGACCCACGAGAGGCGCTGCTCACGATCCGGGGCACCTACCCACCCGGTCTCGGGGCGCACGGGTTCGCCGGCGTCACCCGGCTCGTCGCGGTCGACGGGCCGGTCCGCGCCGAAGGCGACCGCGTGGTCGTGCGCGGAGCGTCCCGGCTCGTGCTGTTGACGGTGCTGGACCGGGGCGACGCACCGCCCGACGAGGGACTCCTGCGGGAACGGTTGGAGGCGCTCCCGGCCGAGTACGAGCACCTGCTGCGCAGGCACACCGCGCTGCACACGCCCGTGTACGAGCGCGTGGAGCTGGACCTCGGCGTCTCGCCGGCCGATCGGGCGCAGCCGGTGGGGGAACTGCTGGCGGCGCAGGGTGGGGATCCGGGTGTGAGCCCGGTGCTGCTCGAGGCCATGTTCCACGCCGGGCGGTACCTGCTGATCAGTTCCACCGGAGTGCTGCCGCCGCGGCTCACCGGGCTGTGGCTCGGGGAGTGGGGCGCGGCGTGGTCGGGGGACTTCACCACCGACGCCAACCTGAACCTGCAGCTGGCCGGGGCCGGCATCGGAGCACTCCCCGAGGCGGTCGAGAGCCTGCGGAGGTTGATCGCGGGCCAGATCGAGGACTGGCGGGAGAACGCGCGTGCCGTGTTCGGCACGCGCGGCGTGCTCGCACCGAGCCGCACCGACGGCGAGCACGGACGCCTGTTCCACCTGGACGCCGACTGGCCGTGGGCGATGTGGGTGGCGGGCGCGGACTGGCTGCTGTTCCCGCTGCTCGAGCACTGGCAGGTCACCGGCGACGACGAGTTCCTGGCCGATCCGCTGGCGCCGTGGCTGGTCGAGGTGGCGCTGTTCTTCGAGGACTTCCTGACCCGCGTGGACGAGTGCGGCTCCCTGGTGCTCGTCCCGTCCTACTCACCGGAGGTGGGCCCGACAGGTCGCGCCGGGGTGGCGGCCGTGAACGCGACCATGGACATCGCGGCCGCCCGGCACGCGCTGTCCGCGGCCGTCGAGGTGTGCACCCGGCTCGGGATCGAGGAGGCGGCCGTCGGCCGCTGGCAGGCCATGCTGAAGCAGCTGCCGGAGTACGCGGTGGACGCCCGCGGCGCGCTCGCCGAATGGGCCTGGCCGGGGCTGGCCACTCCGGACGACCACCGCCACGTCAGCCACCTCTACCCGGTCTGGCCGCTGCACGAGATCACCCCGGACGGCACGCCCGAGCTCGCCGTGGCCGCGCACCGCGCCCTGGTGCTGCGCGGCGACGAGAACCTCTCGGCGCACGGGAGCCTGCACCGGGCCCTGTGCGCTGCCCGGCTGAAGGACGCGGACCTCGTCGAGGCGAACCTCGGCAAGATCCTCGGCAACGACATGGTGTTCCGGTCGCTGATGACCTCGCACAACCCCGGGTTGGACGTCTACAACGCCGATGCCGCCCACGCGATCCCGGCCGTGGTCATCGAGGCGCTGGTGGACTCCCGGCCCGGGGTGGTCGAGCTGCTCCCCGCGCTGCCCGGGCGATGGGCACGCGGGCGGGTCCGCGGGGTCCGCTGCCGGAACCGCGTCACCATCGACGAGCTGGCCTGGGACCTGGAGCGATCGGCCGCGCACGCCGTCCTGTGTTCCGACGTCGACGTCACGGTGTCGGTGCGGTGCCTGCGGGCCGTCGGGCCGATCCGCCGTGGCGAGTCGCTACACGTGGAGGCCGGCGAGCCGGTTCGCGTCGAGTTCGCGCTGGAGGCCGACGACGAGTGA
- a CDS encoding Lrp/AsnC family transcriptional regulator — protein sequence MRDPGTVDDTDARLLLALAESPRATVLALAERVGLSRNTVQARLAALEARGVLASFERRIDPAALGYPLAAFVTVQVTQRMLADVAAALREVPEVLEVLGLSGPADLLVRVAARDADDLYRIAGQLLATDGVERTTTSLVMRTLVEHRVAPLLERIVAS from the coding sequence GTGCGCGATCCGGGCACCGTCGACGACACCGACGCGCGGCTGCTGCTCGCGTTGGCCGAGTCCCCGCGGGCCACCGTGTTGGCGCTCGCGGAGCGGGTCGGGCTCTCGCGCAACACCGTGCAGGCGCGGCTGGCCGCCCTCGAGGCGCGGGGCGTGCTCGCCTCCTTCGAGCGGCGCATCGACCCGGCCGCGCTCGGCTATCCGCTCGCCGCGTTCGTCACGGTGCAGGTCACCCAGCGCATGCTCGCCGACGTCGCCGCTGCCCTGCGCGAGGTGCCCGAGGTGCTCGAGGTGCTCGGGCTCTCCGGTCCGGCCGACCTGCTGGTGCGGGTGGCCGCCCGGGACGCCGATGACCTGTACCGGATCGCCGGCCAGCTGCTCGCCACGGACGGCGTCGAGCGCACGACGACCTCGCTCGTGATGCGCACCCTTGTGGAGCACCGGGTGGCGCCCTTGCTGGAGCGCATCGTCGCTTCGTGA
- a CDS encoding mandelate racemase/muconate lactonizing enzyme family protein, translating to MKITEVVPWLVGAEGTGWGEYLFVEVRTDEGVSGWGEITTTTPTANRGIAAMVRQASDLLVGDDPARIEDTWHKVFRAFTYMGSRGAGTNVVSAVDIALWDIRGKVLGLPVCELLGGRVRDDLLIYTHPDQRRFGTRDGVVEEIRGIVDSGHTGIKFDPFPNKPGVPLADDRYLDGRISRGELGQAMELTALIREAAGPDVELLIDAHGRFDVPNAIRIGQALDELGGIHWYEEPVPPESYRALEQVRGRVRVPISVGERLHTRWDFVPVLENRLADFVMPDVTWTGGISELKKIATMAEAYYVPVSPHDAAGPVNLVAGGQVMATVPNFYRIESSRHDLSGYNRFLTTPLDNSGGRLKLPPGPGLGLEFDMDHLRAHAHDGFHG from the coding sequence ATGAAGATCACCGAGGTGGTTCCGTGGCTGGTCGGAGCAGAGGGCACCGGCTGGGGTGAGTACCTGTTCGTGGAGGTGCGGACCGACGAGGGGGTCAGCGGTTGGGGTGAGATCACCACGACGACGCCGACGGCCAACCGCGGGATCGCGGCGATGGTGCGGCAGGCGAGTGACCTGCTCGTCGGGGACGATCCGGCGCGGATCGAGGACACCTGGCACAAGGTGTTCCGGGCGTTCACCTACATGGGCAGCCGCGGGGCGGGCACCAACGTGGTGAGCGCGGTCGACATCGCGTTGTGGGACATCCGCGGCAAGGTCCTCGGGCTGCCGGTGTGTGAGCTGCTGGGTGGGCGGGTCCGGGACGATCTGCTGATCTACACCCATCCCGACCAGCGCCGGTTCGGCACCCGGGACGGGGTGGTGGAGGAGATCCGCGGGATCGTCGACTCCGGGCACACCGGTATCAAGTTCGACCCGTTCCCGAACAAGCCGGGGGTGCCGTTGGCCGATGACCGTTATCTCGACGGCCGGATCAGCCGGGGCGAGCTGGGGCAGGCGATGGAGCTGACGGCGTTGATCCGGGAGGCCGCCGGGCCGGATGTGGAGTTGCTGATCGATGCGCACGGCCGGTTCGACGTGCCGAACGCGATCCGGATCGGGCAGGCGTTGGACGAGCTGGGGGGCATCCACTGGTACGAGGAGCCGGTGCCGCCGGAGAGCTACCGGGCGCTGGAGCAGGTGCGTGGGCGGGTGCGGGTGCCGATCTCGGTGGGGGAACGGCTGCACACCCGGTGGGACTTCGTCCCGGTGTTGGAGAACCGGTTGGCGGATTTCGTGATGCCGGACGTGACCTGGACCGGTGGGATCTCGGAGCTGAAGAAGATCGCCACCATGGCCGAGGCCTACTACGTGCCGGTCTCCCCGCACGACGCGGCCGGGCCGGTCAACCTGGTGGCGGGTGGGCAGGTGATGGCCACGGTGCCGAACTTCTACCGGATCGAGTCCAGTCGCCACGACCTGAGCGGCTACAACCGGTTCCTCACCACCCCGTTGGACAACAGCGGCGGCCGGTTGAAACTCCCGCCCGGTCCGGGGCTGGGGCTCGAGTTCGACATGGACCACCTGCGCGCCCACGCACACGACGGGTTCCACGGCTGA
- a CDS encoding carbohydrate ABC transporter permease, with protein MEPTTSGTAADVVTGASVGAAFTGAPPEPGRHRGRLGRVRWWNYLLLGGAAFLCLFPLYWMFIVASTDSATATQMPPEIVPGGNFFHLAGLVFDTVPFLQSILNSLFVATSIGVGHAVLCALAGFAFAKLRFRGNNTLFLIVVLTMTVPTQLAVIPQYMIVSWLGWVDTLQALVVPGLASAFGIFWMRQHISSTVSDELMQAARIDGASTWQIFWRIAFPIVRPAAFVLGLFGFVSAWNDFLWPFIVLKSPERFTVQIAIKALQNERTIDLGLAMSGSFLATLPLLVLFVLVGRRMVAGILDGAFKG; from the coding sequence ATGGAGCCGACGACGAGCGGGACGGCGGCCGACGTGGTGACCGGGGCGTCGGTCGGTGCGGCGTTCACCGGGGCACCTCCGGAACCCGGTCGCCACCGGGGCCGGCTCGGGCGCGTCAGGTGGTGGAACTACCTGCTGCTGGGCGGCGCCGCCTTCCTCTGCCTCTTCCCGCTGTACTGGATGTTCATCGTCGCCTCCACCGACTCGGCGACGGCGACCCAGATGCCACCGGAGATCGTCCCCGGCGGCAACTTCTTCCACCTCGCCGGGCTCGTGTTCGACACGGTGCCGTTCCTGCAGTCGATCCTCAACAGCCTGTTCGTCGCCACATCCATCGGCGTCGGGCACGCGGTGCTGTGCGCGCTCGCGGGGTTCGCGTTCGCGAAGCTGCGCTTCCGCGGCAACAACACGCTGTTCCTGATCGTCGTGCTCACGATGACGGTGCCGACGCAGCTCGCGGTCATCCCGCAGTACATGATCGTCTCCTGGCTCGGGTGGGTCGACACCCTGCAGGCGCTGGTCGTCCCGGGGCTCGCGAGCGCGTTCGGGATCTTCTGGATGCGCCAGCACATCAGCTCGACCGTCAGCGACGAGCTGATGCAGGCCGCCCGCATCGACGGGGCGAGCACGTGGCAGATCTTCTGGCGGATCGCCTTCCCGATCGTGCGGCCCGCGGCGTTCGTGCTCGGCCTGTTCGGATTCGTCAGCGCCTGGAACGACTTCCTGTGGCCGTTCATCGTGCTGAAGTCACCGGAGCGGTTCACCGTGCAGATCGCCATCAAAGCCCTGCAGAACGAGCGGACGATCGACCTGGGCCTGGCCATGTCCGGTTCGTTCCTGGCGACACTCCCGCTGCTCGTGCTGTTCGTCCTCGTCGGGCGCAGGATGGTCGCGGGCATCCTGGACGGAGCCTTCAAGGGGTGA